A window of the Candidatus Nitrosotalea okcheonensis genome harbors these coding sequences:
- a CDS encoding 30S ribosomal protein S27ae: protein MAGKKGSSPSVYKYYKVSGDKAERTKKECSRCGKGVFMSNHKDRRSCGKCGLTEFNQ, encoded by the coding sequence ATGGCAGGTAAGAAAGGTTCCAGCCCATCAGTGTACAAGTATTACAAAGTTTCTGGTGACAAAGCAGAGAGAACAAAGAAAGAATGTTCAAGGTGTGGCAAGGGCGTATTCATGTCAAACCATAAAGACAGACGAAGTTGTGGCAAATGTGGCTTGACTGAATTTAACCAGTAA
- a CDS encoding diphthine--ammonia ligase, which translates to MKLASLFSGGKDSTCAIYKAEREGHDVKCLVSIFPPSAESYLLHYPNMGFTSLQAQAMRLPQIVAQTDTTDPEVELKELQNLLDKAKKDFGIDGIVHGGLFSDYQRIRFDRIGNSLDLKIISPLWHLDQKNYLQELLESKFKFIVTSVTSAGLDQTWLGREIIKDDVEQLVKLSAKYGFNLAFEGGEAETFVIDCPLFYSPIKIVKANKIWDGYRGRFEITEAVLDK; encoded by the coding sequence TTGAAACTGGCATCTCTTTTTTCAGGCGGAAAGGACAGTACTTGTGCTATCTACAAGGCCGAGAGGGAGGGCCATGATGTTAAATGCCTTGTTTCCATATTTCCACCATCTGCAGAAAGCTATCTACTACATTATCCTAACATGGGATTTACATCATTGCAGGCTCAAGCAATGAGATTGCCGCAAATTGTGGCGCAAACTGATACAACTGATCCCGAAGTTGAACTCAAGGAATTGCAAAATCTATTGGATAAGGCAAAAAAGGATTTTGGAATAGATGGAATTGTTCATGGTGGACTGTTTAGTGATTATCAACGAATACGTTTTGACAGAATTGGCAATAGTCTAGATCTAAAAATAATATCACCACTGTGGCATCTTGATCAAAAAAATTATCTGCAAGAATTGCTAGAATCTAAATTCAAATTCATTGTGACAAGTGTGACCTCTGCAGGACTCGATCAAACATGGTTGGGAAGAGAAATAATCAAAGATGATGTGGAACAACTTGTAAAATTATCTGCCAAATATGGCTTTAACTTGGCATTTGAGGGTGGTGAGGCTGAAACCTTTGTAATTGACTGCCCATTGTTCTACTCTCCAATCAAAATCGTGAAAGCAAACAAGATCTGGGATGGCTATAGAGGAAGATTTGAAATAACCGAGGCCGTTTTAGACAAGTAA
- a CDS encoding tRNA pseudouridine(54/55) synthase Pus10 codes for MKKTKMDVVIEETRQILREYSLCDYCLGRMFASKLRLVSHKNLGKKIRKITKQNKPKSCYLCKNLMPELGTFLNKILDMSKEYEFSTFLIGAILKPSILDRDDIVRSKFKLRGIAGIKSDVTREMGKQFGKKTRSRVDYQNPDIVITIDFKKDQCDIKPKALFLQGRYTKEARGIPQKQVSCNRCDGKGCFACDFHGISEFNSVEGHIAKFLFEKFGAQQAKITWIGSEDQSSLVLGNGRPFFVKVINPHKRRVTIPKKVNLGNISVLNLHVVSKIPTEQIKFKTEVMLEITTEKDLTLEALNVLKCLKDMPIAISENLPWQNQKRIYDVKIKKMDTKSFTVMMTLDGGIPLKRLVTGNNVEPNISMLLENGCKCITFDFHKIVSSD; via the coding sequence TTGAAAAAAACCAAGATGGATGTGGTAATTGAAGAGACTAGGCAAATCTTGCGAGAATATAGTCTCTGCGACTATTGTCTTGGAAGAATGTTTGCAAGTAAATTACGGTTAGTCTCACACAAAAATCTTGGAAAAAAAATCAGAAAAATAACAAAACAAAATAAACCAAAATCATGTTATCTCTGCAAGAATTTAATGCCAGAGCTTGGCACATTCTTAAACAAAATTCTTGACATGTCAAAGGAATACGAGTTTTCTACATTTCTCATAGGCGCAATTCTAAAGCCTTCTATTTTAGACAGGGATGACATTGTACGCTCCAAGTTTAAACTTCGCGGTATTGCCGGAATTAAAAGTGATGTCACAAGAGAGATGGGAAAACAATTTGGCAAAAAAACTAGGAGTAGAGTTGATTATCAAAATCCTGACATTGTAATTACAATTGATTTTAAAAAAGACCAATGTGATATAAAACCAAAAGCATTGTTTCTGCAGGGAAGATATACAAAAGAAGCAAGAGGAATTCCACAAAAACAAGTGTCTTGCAACAGGTGTGATGGAAAGGGGTGTTTTGCTTGTGACTTTCATGGAATATCAGAATTTAATAGTGTTGAAGGCCATATTGCCAAGTTTCTGTTTGAAAAATTTGGTGCACAACAAGCCAAAATAACTTGGATAGGAAGTGAAGATCAATCCAGTCTTGTTCTCGGAAATGGGAGGCCGTTTTTTGTCAAGGTGATAAACCCGCACAAAAGAAGAGTCACAATACCAAAAAAGGTAAATCTCGGAAATATCTCTGTTCTCAATTTACATGTTGTTTCAAAGATTCCTACTGAACAAATAAAATTCAAGACAGAGGTCATGCTAGAGATAACAACTGAAAAAGATCTGACACTGGAGGCATTGAATGTGTTGAAATGTCTAAAAGACATGCCTATTGCAATAAGCGAAAATCTACCATGGCAGAATCAAAAAAGAATCTACGATGTTAAAATAAAAAAAATGGATACAAAATCATTTACAGTCATGATGACATTGGATGGCGGAATTCCTCTAAAGAGGCTTGTAACTGGAAACAATGTGGAACCAAACATAAGCATGCTACTTGAAAATGGGTGCAAGTGCATAACATTTGATTTTCATAAAATAGTGTCTAGTGACTGA
- a CDS encoding translation initiation factor IF-5A, translating into MSKPSELGALKIGSYILLPVSGPNEEPCKIVEYDTSKPGKHGAAKARIVGVGIFDKKKYSHVSPVSAQVQVPLIDKRVGSIISKTPTSVQIMDAETFEVFDAQQIEDEIKEKVLQGVDVEYWKVMDRTIIVRIKS; encoded by the coding sequence ATGAGTAAGCCATCCGAGCTTGGTGCATTAAAAATTGGTTCCTACATATTACTTCCAGTAAGTGGTCCAAATGAGGAACCGTGTAAAATAGTTGAATATGATACAAGTAAACCAGGAAAACATGGTGCCGCAAAAGCAAGAATTGTAGGAGTGGGAATATTTGACAAGAAAAAATACTCACATGTCTCACCTGTAAGCGCACAAGTTCAAGTTCCTCTCATTGATAAACGAGTGGGGTCTATAATTTCAAAAACTCCTACCAGTGTTCAAATCATGGATGCTGAGACATTTGAAGTCTTTGACGCACAACAAATTGAAGATGAAATCAAAGAAAAAGTTTTGCAAGGCGTAGATGTTGAATACTGGAAAGTCATGGATAGAACTATTATAGTAAGAATCAAAAGTTAA
- a CDS encoding eS24 family ribosomal protein, protein MSMIEVTRDVKNPLLSRREITCNFKGLSGRLKKLEAVDMISKKFNLEGKIVVPILLKNETGRPVISGSFYVYEDEKLAKEHLKAAVFARIEKAKGAAAKAEGEAPSDQAEVKEESK, encoded by the coding sequence ATGTCAATGATTGAAGTTACACGAGATGTAAAGAATCCCTTACTGTCAAGAAGAGAGATTACATGTAATTTCAAAGGCCTTTCTGGTAGACTCAAAAAACTAGAGGCAGTAGACATGATTTCAAAAAAATTCAACCTAGAAGGAAAGATTGTAGTACCAATATTATTGAAAAATGAAACTGGAAGACCAGTGATATCTGGAAGTTTCTATGTGTACGAGGATGAAAAACTTGCCAAGGAGCATCTAAAGGCCGCAGTCTTTGCAAGAATTGAAAAAGCAAAAGGTGCAGCTGCAAAAGCAGAAGGAGAGGCTCCTTCAGACCAAGCTGAAGTAAAGGAAGAGAGCAAGTAA
- a CDS encoding signal recognition particle receptor subunit alpha codes for MLDGLKTGLRAALKKIVNSSAVDEGLIRELSKDIQRALLQSDVNVKLVFQITKNLEERSIKETPPPGLSRKDHIVKILYEELSKLLGTEEQYVFQPGRVNKVLMLGIQGSGKTTVTSKLAKLLTRQGYRVAVVGADTYRPGALTQLKTMCEKTNVEVYGEEGNKDSPEIVKNGLKHFEGQNFDIILIDTAGRHKEEKDLLEEMTRIGAVANPDLALLIIDGTIGQQCYGQAEAFHKTVPVGGIIITKLDSSAKGGGALAAAAATGAQIMYIGTGERIDDLEKFSPTRFVGRMLGMGDIQALLDMAKRLETEGNEDRLKRISHGKMNMEDFYFQIEEATKAGGLRNILENMPGFSGMVKEDQVEQQEQRMEKWRYIIQSMTKDEKSDPDLINASRVKRIARGSGWPEHEVKELLKAYKNSKTMMKASKGRQMQGMLRKMGLG; via the coding sequence ATGCTAGATGGCTTAAAGACTGGTCTTAGAGCTGCACTAAAGAAAATAGTAAACTCTTCTGCAGTTGATGAAGGTCTAATTAGGGAACTCTCAAAAGACATCCAAAGGGCACTGTTACAATCAGATGTAAATGTAAAACTTGTCTTTCAAATAACAAAAAATCTTGAGGAGAGATCTATTAAGGAGACTCCTCCGCCAGGGCTTTCCAGAAAAGATCATATTGTAAAGATTCTGTATGAAGAGCTTTCAAAACTGCTTGGTACTGAAGAACAATATGTATTCCAACCTGGTAGGGTAAACAAGGTTCTAATGCTTGGAATTCAGGGTAGTGGAAAGACCACTGTAACTTCAAAGCTTGCAAAACTTTTGACTAGACAAGGGTATAGAGTTGCAGTTGTTGGTGCTGATACGTATAGACCTGGTGCACTTACACAACTTAAAACAATGTGTGAGAAAACAAATGTAGAGGTGTATGGTGAGGAAGGAAACAAGGACTCACCTGAAATAGTAAAGAACGGCCTAAAGCATTTTGAGGGACAAAATTTTGATATTATTCTAATAGATACAGCAGGAAGACACAAGGAAGAAAAAGATCTTCTTGAGGAAATGACCAGAATTGGTGCTGTAGCAAATCCTGATCTTGCATTGCTGATAATTGATGGTACCATTGGACAACAGTGTTATGGTCAAGCAGAGGCATTTCACAAGACCGTTCCGGTAGGAGGCATCATAATAACAAAACTGGATAGCAGCGCAAAAGGTGGAGGCGCCCTTGCAGCTGCGGCTGCTACTGGAGCACAAATAATGTACATCGGAACAGGTGAAAGAATTGACGATCTTGAAAAATTTTCTCCTACTAGATTTGTAGGACGAATGCTTGGCATGGGTGATATTCAAGCATTACTTGACATGGCAAAAAGACTAGAGACCGAAGGCAATGAAGATCGACTAAAGAGAATTTCACACGGCAAAATGAATATGGAAGATTTCTATTTTCAAATTGAGGAAGCAACAAAGGCCGGAGGATTGCGTAACATCTTGGAAAACATGCCTGGTTTTTCTGGAATGGTAAAAGAAGATCAAGTTGAACAGCAAGAACAGCGCATGGAAAAATGGCGCTACATAATCCAGTCTATGACAAAGGATGAAAAATCTGATCCTGATTTGATAAATGCATCGAGAGTGAAAAGAATAGCAAGAGGTTCTGGATGGCCAGAACACGAAGTAAAAGAACTACTAAAGGCGTACAAAAATTCAAAAACCATGATGAAAGCTTCCAAAGGGCGTCAGATGCAAGGCATGCTCAGAAAGATGGGATTGGGCTAG
- a CDS encoding J domain-containing protein, which translates to MNTYQCYQALGLQDGVSIRDVKSAYRKLALQYHPDKNSSDQESIKFKVITEAYQTLRAEYKNSMAKSSAKYADKDLKKKSGFNSGKNSWGAKKSDRPPNEDWTRYTGYAESEYQNFWTRYEKTFWDYYEKVRSETKTGTEPIQVENDIAVSVNVDPGKCIACCSCETIAPSVFRVEKNVKVNPKSKVINECGANSEKILDAAQTCPTKAISVSEKESSRRLYPW; encoded by the coding sequence TTGAACACCTATCAGTGTTATCAGGCGCTGGGTCTCCAGGATGGAGTCTCAATCAGGGATGTAAAATCAGCCTATAGAAAGTTAGCATTGCAATATCACCCAGATAAGAATTCTTCAGATCAAGAAAGCATAAAATTCAAGGTAATAACTGAAGCATATCAAACACTTCGTGCAGAATACAAGAACAGTATGGCAAAGTCTTCTGCAAAATACGCTGATAAAGATTTGAAGAAAAAATCTGGTTTCAATTCTGGAAAAAATTCGTGGGGTGCAAAAAAATCCGATAGGCCACCAAATGAAGATTGGACTAGGTATACCGGATATGCTGAAAGTGAATATCAGAATTTCTGGACACGATATGAAAAAACTTTCTGGGATTATTATGAAAAAGTAAGATCTGAGACAAAAACTGGAACTGAGCCAATACAGGTTGAAAATGACATCGCCGTTTCTGTAAATGTTGATCCTGGCAAATGTATAGCATGTTGTAGCTGTGAAACAATTGCACCATCAGTATTTAGGGTGGAGAAAAATGTAAAGGTAAATCCAAAATCTAAGGTAATTAATGAATGCGGAGCAAATTCTGAGAAAATTCTAGATGCTGCACAAACATGTCCAACAAAGGCCATCAGTGTTTCAGAAAAAGAATCTTCCAGAAGGTTATATCCTTGGTAG